The following proteins are encoded in a genomic region of Brachionichthys hirsutus isolate HB-005 chromosome 14, CSIRO-AGI_Bhir_v1, whole genome shotgun sequence:
- the gtf3ab gene encoding general transcription factor IIIA, b has product MGERLQSQKSYICSFFDCNAEFSKSWKLEAHLCKHTGLKPFTCDTCAERFCTRYQLTRHELDHSGEKPHKCSADGCAEAFVTNGGMKDHMARAHLQEKQYKCDQEGCGECFNKKNQLKAHKNEHQQILPFQCTFSDCDQKFPTRGKLKRHERMHGGYPCEDEACPFQGKTWTEYLKHRNKHTVKVPCGGCKKLFNNTWFLRQHELRAHSGERRTLTCPREGCDKEFAHGFNLESHVLGDHDGKKPFICMSEGCGKSFAMKESLWRHSAAHDPEKKKLTKLHPKKNRPWHVAQRARRAAAAKAEATALAAKLRDTNLKDDEC; this is encoded by the exons ATGGGGGAGAGGTTGCAAAGTCAGAAAAgctatatttgttctttttttgattGTAACGCTGAATTCAGTAAGTCATGGAAGCTTGAGGCTCACCTTTGCAAGCACACAGGGTTG AAACCTTTCACCTGTGATACCTGTGCCGAGAGATTCTGCACCCGTTATCAACTCACGAGACACGAGCTCGATCACAGTGGTGAAAAACCACACAA GTGTTCGGCTGACGGATGCGCCGAGGCCTTCGTCACGAACGGCGGCATGAAGGACCACATGGCTCGCGCTCACCTCCAGGAGAAGCAATATAAA TGTGACCAGGAAGGATGTGGAGAATGTTTCAACAAAAAGAACCAGCTGAAAGCCCACAAGAACGAGCACCAACAGATCCTACCCTTTCA ATGCACTTTCAGTGACTGCGACCAAAAATTTCCCACTCGTGGAAAACTGAAGCGTCACGAGAGGATGCACGGAG GTTATCCTTGCGAGGACGAAGCTTGTCCTTTCCAGGGAAAGACGTGGACAGAGTATCTGAagcacagaaataaacacacag TCAAGGTGCCGTGTGGAGGGTGCAAAAAGCTCTTTAACAACACCTGGTTCCTGCGCCAGCACGAGCTGCGCGCCCACTCCGGGGAGAGGAGGACGCTGACGTGTCCGAGAGAAGGCTGCGATAAAGAGTTCGCGCATGGCTTCAACTTGGAAAGTCACGTGCTGGGCGACCACGATGGCAAGAAGCCGTTCATCTGCATGTCTGAGGGCTGCGGGAAGAGCTTCGCCATGAAG GAGAGCCTGTGGAGACACAGCGCTGCGCACGacccagaaaagaaaaagctgacG AAATTGCACCCTAAAAAGAATCGTCCGTGGCACGTGGCGCAGCGGGCCAGACGAGCGGCTGCAGCCAAAGCAGAGGCGACGGCGCTCGCTGCAAAGCTCCGCGACACAAACCTGAAGGATGACGAATGTTGA
- the rpl21 gene encoding large ribosomal subunit protein eL21 yields the protein MTNTRGKRRGTRYMFSRKFRKHGPIPLSTYMRIYKKGDIVDIKGTGTVQKGMPHKCYHGKTGRIYNVTQHAVGIIVNKQVKGKVLAKRINVRIEHVKHSKSRDSFLQRVKENEAKKAEAKKNGTWVELKRQPAAPRDAHFVSTKKNVPQLLEPIPYEFMA from the exons ATGACGAACACCAGAGGCAAGAGGAGGGGGACCAGGTACATGTTCAGCAGGAAGTTCCGCAAGCATG GTCCGATTCCATTGTCGACGTACATGCGTATCTACAAGAAGGGTGACATTGTTGATATTAAG GGCACGGGCACGGTTCAGAAAGGAATGCCGCACAAATGCTACCATGGCAAGACGGGGCGCATTTACAACGTAACCCAGCATGCTGTTGGCATCATCGTCAACAAGCAGGTTAA GGGAAAGGTCCTGGCCAAGAGGATCAACGTGCGCATTGAACACGTGAAGCACTCAAAGAGCAGGGACAGCTTCCTTCAGCGCGTCAAAGAGAACGAGGCTAAAAAGGCAGAGGCCAAGAAGAACGGCACTTGGGTGGAACTCAAGCGGCAG cctgcagctcctcgcGACGCTCACTTCGTCAGCACCAAGAAGAATGTGCCACagctgctggagcccatcccctACGAGTTCATGGCATAA
- the usp12a gene encoding ubiquitin carboxyl-terminal hydrolase 12A, translating into MEILMTVSKFASFCTMGANASALEKEIGSEQFPVNEHYFGLVNFGNTCYCNSVLQALYFCRPFREKILAYRGQPRRKENLLTCLADLFHSIANQKRKVGVIPPKKFITRLRKENELFDNYMQQDAHEFLNYLLNTIADLLQEERKQEKTNGRLANGTLDSQNNNSSATPAPTWVHEIFQGTLTNETRCLTCETISSKDEDFLDLSVDVEQNTSITHCLRGFSNTETLCSEYKYYCEECRSKQEAHKRMRVKKLPMILALHLKRFKYMEQLQRYTKLSYRVVFPLELRLFNTSGDATNPERLYDLVAVVVHCGSGPNRGHYIAIVKSHDFWLLFDDDIVEKIDAQAIEEFYGLTSEISKNSESGYILFYQSRD; encoded by the exons ATGGAAATCCTAATGACAGTCTCCAAATTTGCCTCTTTTTGTACCATG ggcGCCAATGCCTCTGCACTGGAGAAAGAGATTGGATCTGAGCAGTTCCCCGTCAACGAACACTACTTTGGTCTGGTCAAC TTCGGGAACACCTGCTACTGCAACTCGGTCCTGCAGGCTCTGTACTTCTGCCGACCCTTTCGGGAGAAGATCTTGGCGTACCGCGGTCAGCCTCGGAGGAAGGAGAACCTCCTCACCTGCTTGGCCGACCTCTTCCACAGTATCGCCAACCAGAAGAGGAAGGTGGGCGTCATACCGCCCAAGAAGTTCATCACCCGGCTGCGCAAGGAGAATG AGCTGTTCGACAACTACATGCAGCAAGATGCTCACGAGTTCCTGAACTACCTGCTGAACACCATCGCGGATCTGcttcaggaggagaggaagcaggagaagacCAACGGCCGCCTCGCCAACGGCACGTTGGACAGtcagaacaacaacagcagcgccACGCCCGCTCCCACCTGGGTCCACGAGATCTTCCAGGGCACCCTGACCAACGAGACGCGCTGCCTCACCTGCGAAACG ATCAGCAGCAAGGACGAGGACTTCCTGGACCTTTCTGTGGACGTGGAACAGAACACTTCCATCACGCACTGCCTCAG GGGGTTCAGCAACACAGAGACGCTGTGCAGCGAGTACAAGTACTACTGCGAGGAATGCAGGAGCAAGCAGGAGGCGCACAAGAG GATGCGTGTGAAGAAGCTGCCGATGATCTTGGCTTTGCACCTGAAGCGCTTCAAGTATATGGAGCAGCTGCAACGCTACACCAAGCTGTCCTATCGCGTCGTCTTCCCCCTGGAGCTCCGCCTCTTCAACACGTCTGGGGACGCCACCAATCCCGAGAGGCTCTATGACCTGGTGGCTGTGGTGGTGCACtgtgggag CGGTCCAAACCGGGGCCACTACATCGCCATTGTGAAAAGCCACGACTTCTGGCTGCTGTTCGATGACGACATTGTCGAG AAAATCGACGCTCAGGCCATAGAAGAATTCTACGGCCTCACGTCTGAAATCTCCAAGAACTCCGAGTCGGGCTACATTCTCTTTTACCAGTCCAGAGACTAG
- the gpr12 gene encoding LOW QUALITY PROTEIN: G-protein coupled receptor 12 (The sequence of the model RefSeq protein was modified relative to this genomic sequence to represent the inferred CDS: inserted 4 bases in 3 codons; deleted 2 bases in 2 codons) has protein sequence MSEEPAVTPAWLTPDPTAWSSGGPADNGTGPGTPXPPDPLLVNPWDVVLCSSGTLIACENALVVMVIWQNPALRAPMFLLIGSLALADLLAGLGLVLHFACAYLLRSDSAQLLTVGLVVASFSASVFSLLAITIDRYLSLYYALTYDSERTAAFTCAMLALLWGLSLCLGLLPVTGVNCLAAEVTCSVVXPLTKNNVAVLSVSFLLLFGLMLQLYVQICKIVVRHAHQIALQHHLLAATPHYVTTRKGVSTLAIILGTFAACWXPFTVYSLIADYTYPPLYTYATLVPATYNSVINPVIYAFRNQEIQKALWLVCCGCVPASVSQRARTPSDV, from the exons atGAGCGAAGAGCCAGCAGTCACCCCCGCCTGGCTGACCCCTGACCCCACAGCGTGGTCCAGCGGCGGACCTGCGGACAACGGCACCGGCCCggggacgcc ccccccggacccccTGCTGGTCAACCCCTGGGACGTCGTGCTGTGCTCCTCGGGGACCCTCATCGCCTGC GAGAACGCGCTGGTCGTCATGGTGATCTGGCAGAACCCGGCGCTCCGAGCGCCCATGTTCCTGCTGATCGGCAGCCTGGCGCTGGCCGACCTGCTGGCCGGCCTGGGCCTGGTGCTCCACTTCGCCTGCGCCTACCTGCTGCGCTCCGACTCGGCCCAGCTGCTGACCGTCGGCCTGGTGGTGGCGTCGTTCTCCGCCTCCGTCTTCAGCCTGCTGGCCATCACCATCGACCGCTACCTGTCGCTGTACTACGCCCTCACCTACGACTCGGAGCGCACGGCGGCCTTCACCTGCGCCATGCTGGCGCTGCTGTGGGGGCTGTCCCTGTGTCTGGGCCTGCTGCCGGTCACCGGGGTCAACTGCCTGGCGGCGGAGGTCACGTGCAGCGTGG CGCCGCTCACCAAGAACAACGTCGCCGTGCTGTccgtctccttcctgctgctcttcgGCCTCATGCTGCAGCTCTACGTCCAGATCTGCAAGATCGTGGTGCGCCACGCCCACCAGATCGCCCTGCAGCACCACCTCCTGGCCGCCACGCCCCACTACGTCACCACCCGGAAGGGCGTGTCCACGCTGGCCATCATCCTGGGCACCTTCGCCGCCTGCT AGCCGTTCACCGTCTACTCGCTCATCGCCGACTACACCTACCCGCCGCTCTACACCTACGCCACGCTGGTGCCGGCCACCTACAACTCCGTCATCAACCCGGTCATCTACGCCTTCCGG AACCAGGAGATCCAGAAGGCTCTGTGGCTGGTGTGCTGCGGCTGCGTGCCGGCCAGCGTGAGCCAGCGTGCACGGACTCCGAGCGATGTCTGA
- the rnf6 gene encoding E3 ubiquitin-protein ligase RNF6 — MDPPGGGDERRRQAERLRREEAYYHFINELSEEEYRLMRDNNLLGTPGEVTAEELRQRLDGAKEHMSSQPGAEQRAQATDSGERQSGSGGGGGDGEERGAAGRRAAGAAESGADASNGDSLLEWLNTFRRTGNATRSGQSGNQTWRAVSRTNPNSGEFRFSLEININHDQPEPGEHSDAADRPEPPAAAPATASPAARTTSSFSDPRASTAARPAPYPTPRPALSRRMQTRRTRSSSTTLSMGPPAPPSAAAAPQPPAPPLTDAFLSVDRPTPRQQQQQQQTPGAEVAQGSDHISASIDCPRISPQSGSQVPLAGHEPRGSRTRSRGRARRATGWASARMRSRSPLHRLPVATAPPPGGGVSDSSVHTVEPGGGTSPGSTGTVETAAEPTVLTEPAGERENESQVIGSGSSIRRHPTIMLDLQVRRIRPGENRDRDSIASRTRSRARVAENTVTFESDSGGFRRTISRSERAGIRTYVSTIRIPLRRISETGLGEPNSTALRSILRQIMTGFGELSSLMETEADSETVAGHADGAGVNNNPSSARLHTNESAGGQNGPGEADNERVGPVGTEEDQGGQTGLPAGVVGTPEGRATSRDTNNLVENGTLPILRLAHFFLLNDEEDDEHPRGLTKEQIDNLSTRTYGQASLEGEGGRACSVCINEYAQGNRLRRLPCSHEFHIHCIDRWLSENNTCPICRQPILAPHRD; from the exons ATGGACCCTCCTGGAGGGGGGGACGAACGGAGGAGGCAGGCGGAGCGTCTTCGGCGGGAGGAGGCGTACTATCACTTCATTAACGAGTTGAGTGAAGAGGAGTACCGCCTCATGAGAGACAACAACCTCCTTGGCACCCCGG GCGAGGTGACCGCCGAGGAGCTGAGGCAGCGTCTCGACGGAGCAAAAGAGCACATGTCGTCTCAGCCCGGCGCCGAGCAGCGCGCGCAGGCGACGGATTCTGGCGAACGCCAgagcggcagcggcggcggcggcggcgacggagaggagagaggagctgctgggAGAAGAGCGGCAG GCGCCGCGGAGTCTGGGGCAGACGCTTCTAATGGCGACTCGCTATTGGAGTGGCTGAACACTTTCAGACGCACCGGCAACGCCACCCGCAGCGGGCAGAGTGGCAACCAGACATGGCGCGCCGTCAGCCGAACGAATCCCAACAGCGGAGAATTTCGCTTCAGCCTCGAAATCAACATCAACCACGATCAGCCAGAGCCGGGGGAGCACAGCGACGCTGCGGATCGTCCGGAGCCGCCCGCGGCTGCCCCGGCCACGGCTTCACCGGCTGCGCGCACGACTTCGTCTTTCTCCGACCCTCGAGCTTCGACCGCGGCGAGGCCGGCCCCGTATCCCACCCCCCGCCCGGCCCTCAGCAGGAGGATGCAGACGCGGCGCACGCGCAGCAGCTCCACCACGCTCTCGATGGGccctcctgcgcctccttcgGCTGCTGCCGCTCCGCAGCCTCCGGCGCCTCCTCTGACTGACGCCTTTCTTTCCGTCGACCGACCCACGCctcgacaacaacaacaacaacaacaaaccccGGGAGCGGAGGTCGCGCAGGGCAGCGATCACATCTCCGCGTCCATAGATTGCCCCCGCATTTCGCCCCAGTCCGGGTCTCAGGTCCCGTTAGCAGGACACGAACCTCGCGGCAGCAGGACTCGATCACGTGGCCGTGCACGCAGGGCGACGGGTTGGGCTTCGGCCCGCATGCGGAGCCGTTCTCCATTGCACAGGCTACCTGTTGCtacggctccgcctccaggcgGCGGCGTCAGTGACTCTAGCGTCCACACGGTGGAGCCAGGCGGCGGCACAAGCCCCGGTTCTACGGGAACAGTAGAGACTGCGGCGGAACCCACGGTTCTAACGGAGCCGGCTGGCGAACGCGAGAACGAATCTCAAGTAATAGGATCAGGAAGTTCTATTCGACGGCACCCGACTATCATGTtggacctgcaggtgaggaggatAAGACCCGGCGAGAACCGCGACCGGGACAGCATCGCCAGCAGGACGCGTTCTCGCGCGCGGGTGGCTGAGAACACAGTCACGTTTGAGAGCGACAGCGGAGGATTCCGGCGCACCATCTCTCGCTCCGAGCGAGCCGGGATCCGCACCTACGTGAGCACCATCCGGATACCGCTGAGGCGCATCAGCGAGACGGGCCTGGGGGAGCCCAATTCCACAGCCCTGCGTTCCATCTTGCGCCAGATCATGACCGGGTTTGGCGAGCTGAGCTCCTTAATGGAGACGGAAGCAGATTCCGAAACGGTTGCCGGCCACGCAGACGGCGCCGGCGTGAATAATAACCCCAGCTCCGCTCGTCTCCACACAAACGAGAGCGCCGGCGGCCAAAACGGACCGGGCGAGGCAGATAACGAAAGGGTGGGGCCGGTTGGAACGGAAGAGGATCAAGGTGGGCAGACGGGGCTTCCAGCGGGGGTGGTCGGCACCCCGGAGGGACGGGCGACCAGCAGGGACACCAACAACCTGGTGGAGAACGGCACGCTGCCCATCCTGCGGCTGGCGCACTTCTTCCTGCTCAAcgacgaggaggacgacgaACACCCCCGGGGCCTGACGAAAGAGCAAATCGACAATCTCTCCACGCGCACCTACGGCCAGGCCAgcctggagggggaggggggccgCGCCTGCAGCGTCTGCATCAACGAGTACGCCCAGGGAAACCGGCTGCGCCGCCTGCCCTGCTCCCACGAGTTCCACATCCACTGCATCGACCGCTGGCTCTCCGAAAACAACACCTGCCCCATCTGCCGGCAGCCCATCCTCGCGCCGCATCGCGACTGA